A single window of Methylocella tundrae DNA harbors:
- a CDS encoding PLP-dependent aminotransferase family protein: MPDWTPDLSGSDKPLYLAIADVIANDLKTGRLAVGDRLPPQRKLASRLAVDFTTVARGYVEAQKRGLIESRVGQGTFVSARAKPQRSAGLARQDLVDLSMNLPPEPDDPDLIQRMRAGVEAVSQDLVPLLRYQGFGGSPADKDAASNWLGRRALVPSHERLFVTPGAHPALLAIFGILAKPGETILSEAITYPGARSIAAQLGVNLHGLAMDEDGVDPDAFAQACARLKPKALYLNPTLQNPTTLTIPEARRTAIAAVARRFGVPIVEDDAYGFIPLRGPAPFAAIAPDLTWHVAGLSKCIGAGLRAAYVLTPDARSGWPFAASVRASCVMASPLTVALVTRWIEDGAADAILRFIRTETAARQALATELLPKGAFRADPMSFNLWLTLPKPWTRSAFAEHMRSTRIGIVASDAFTVDGAPPEAVRVCLGGPTRRTDIRNALEFMAHALQESPALASTFL, from the coding sequence ATGCCTGACTGGACGCCTGATCTGAGCGGCAGCGATAAACCGCTTTACCTCGCGATCGCGGACGTCATCGCGAACGATCTCAAAACCGGTCGGCTCGCCGTCGGCGACCGGCTGCCGCCTCAACGTAAGCTGGCGAGCCGCCTCGCCGTCGATTTCACCACCGTGGCCCGCGGCTATGTCGAAGCGCAAAAGCGCGGGTTGATCGAGTCGCGGGTCGGCCAAGGCACCTTCGTCAGCGCCAGGGCGAAGCCGCAACGATCCGCCGGGCTGGCGCGGCAGGACCTCGTCGATCTCTCCATGAATCTGCCTCCCGAACCCGACGACCCCGATCTCATCCAGCGCATGCGCGCAGGCGTCGAGGCCGTCTCGCAGGATCTTGTCCCGCTGCTGCGCTATCAGGGCTTTGGCGGTTCGCCCGCCGATAAGGACGCAGCCTCGAACTGGCTCGGGCGGCGCGCTCTGGTGCCGTCACATGAGCGCCTTTTCGTGACGCCCGGCGCCCATCCCGCCCTGCTCGCAATCTTTGGCATCCTCGCCAAGCCCGGCGAAACAATCCTCTCGGAGGCGATCACCTATCCGGGCGCGCGTTCGATCGCCGCGCAACTGGGCGTCAATCTGCACGGCCTCGCGATGGATGAGGACGGCGTCGATCCGGACGCCTTCGCGCAGGCCTGCGCGCGGCTGAAGCCAAAGGCGCTCTACCTCAATCCGACGCTGCAAAACCCGACGACGCTGACGATTCCGGAAGCGCGCCGCACCGCCATCGCCGCCGTCGCCCGGCGGTTCGGCGTGCCGATCGTCGAGGACGACGCCTACGGCTTCATTCCGTTGCGCGGCCCTGCCCCCTTCGCGGCGATCGCGCCGGACCTCACCTGGCACGTCGCCGGCCTGTCGAAGTGCATTGGCGCCGGTCTTCGCGCGGCCTATGTCCTGACCCCAGACGCGCGCTCTGGATGGCCCTTTGCCGCGTCGGTGCGCGCCTCCTGCGTTATGGCCTCGCCTCTCACAGTCGCGCTGGTCACGCGCTGGATCGAAGACGGCGCGGCCGACGCGATCTTGCGCTTCATCCGCACGGAGACAGCGGCGCGCCAGGCCCTTGCGACCGAGCTGCTGCCAAAAGGCGCGTTTCGCGCCGACCCGATGAGTTTCAATCTGTGGCTGACACTGCCGAAGCCATGGACGAGATCGGCCTTCGCCGAGCATATGCGGTCAACGCGCATCGGCATTGTCGCGAGCGACGCCTTTACGGTCGATGGGGCGCCGCCGGAAGCTGTGCGGGTCTGCC
- a CDS encoding MSMEG_0572/Sll0783 family nitrogen starvation response protein: protein MPAVTLPAHQKGDVFVDYEEKVFEDVQAQPGEKALVTFHTVAFEGSIGFVNLLQATRLKRKGFDTSILLYGPGVTLGVQRGFPKIGDEAFPGHQNFNNQITKFIAEGGKVYACRFALQALYGHGEPSLIPGIRPINPLDVLDLVLLHRRDNAFILDTWTL, encoded by the coding sequence ATGCCAGCAGTCACCCTGCCCGCCCATCAAAAAGGCGATGTCTTTGTCGACTATGAAGAGAAGGTTTTTGAAGACGTTCAGGCGCAGCCCGGCGAAAAAGCTCTCGTCACTTTTCATACCGTCGCATTCGAAGGATCGATCGGCTTCGTCAATCTGCTGCAAGCGACGCGCCTCAAGCGCAAGGGCTTTGACACCTCGATCCTCCTTTATGGTCCGGGAGTGACGCTCGGCGTGCAGCGGGGCTTCCCCAAAATCGGCGACGAAGCTTTTCCCGGCCATCAGAACTTCAACAATCAGATCACGAAATTCATCGCCGAGGGCGGCAAGGTCTACGCCTGCCGCTTCGCCCTGCAGGCCCTCTACGGCCATGGCGAGCCCTCTCTTATCCCCGGCATCAGGCCGATCAATCCGCTTGACGTGCTGGACCTCGTGCTTCTGCACCGTCGCGACAACGCTTTCATCCTCGACACCTGGACGCTGTGA
- a CDS encoding Nit6803 family nitrilase — protein MAEKKLVRVAAVQIAPDLETPTGTLDRVLAAINEAAEKGAKLVVFPETFVPWYPYFSFVFPPMLTGAEHVRLYENAVTVPGPVTEAVAAMARRCGVVVALGINERDHGSLYNAQLIFDADGTLLLKRRKITPTFHERMIWGQGDGAGLKVVDTAVGRVGALACWEHYNPLARYALMAQHEEIHVAQFPGSLVGQVFADQIEVTIRHHALESGCFVVNATGWLSEEQIAKISPDEKMRRGLRGGCMTAIISPEGAHVVPPLTSGEGILVADLDMSLIVKRKRMMDSVGHYARPELLSLKLDNRPATPVETTTSFENPCAPGSEFDGADDCSRDLDGAVDQRVAVLRGASR, from the coding sequence ATGGCCGAGAAGAAACTGGTCCGCGTCGCGGCCGTTCAGATCGCGCCGGACCTCGAGACGCCGACCGGGACGCTGGACCGCGTCCTGGCGGCGATCAACGAGGCGGCGGAAAAAGGCGCAAAGCTCGTGGTCTTCCCCGAAACCTTTGTGCCCTGGTATCCTTACTTTTCGTTCGTCTTCCCGCCGATGCTGACTGGAGCCGAACATGTGCGGCTCTATGAGAACGCCGTTACCGTTCCCGGCCCCGTGACGGAGGCGGTCGCCGCGATGGCGCGGCGCTGCGGCGTCGTCGTCGCGCTCGGGATCAATGAGCGCGACCATGGATCGCTCTATAATGCGCAATTGATTTTCGACGCCGACGGAACGCTGCTGCTCAAGCGGCGCAAGATCACCCCAACTTTCCATGAGCGGATGATCTGGGGGCAGGGCGACGGCGCGGGGCTCAAGGTCGTCGATACGGCGGTCGGCAGGGTTGGCGCTCTCGCCTGCTGGGAACATTACAACCCGCTCGCCCGCTATGCGTTGATGGCGCAGCATGAAGAGATTCACGTCGCGCAGTTTCCGGGCTCACTGGTCGGGCAGGTCTTCGCCGATCAGATCGAAGTCACCATCCGTCATCATGCGCTCGAAAGCGGCTGTTTCGTCGTCAACGCGACGGGTTGGCTGAGCGAGGAGCAGATCGCAAAAATATCGCCTGATGAAAAGATGCGGCGTGGTCTCCGCGGTGGTTGCATGACGGCGATCATCTCTCCTGAAGGCGCGCATGTCGTTCCTCCTCTGACCTCGGGGGAAGGCATTCTCGTCGCCGATCTCGATATGAGCCTCATCGTCAAGCGCAAACGCATGATGGATAGCGTTGGCCATTACGCGCGCCCCGAACTGCTGAGCCTCAAACTCGACAACCGCCCGGCGACGCCGGTGGAGACCACGACATCGTTCGAAAACCCTTGTGCACCCGGGAGTGAATTCGATGGAGCAGATGATTGCAGCCGCGATCTCGACGGAGCAGTTGATCAACGAGTTGCAGTCCTGCGGGGTGCGTCTCGTTGA
- a CDS encoding MSMEG_0568 family radical SAM protein → MIAAAISTEQLINELQSCGVRLVDPKAGADSRRGGAGPSDHKALTIGGVTVMAPVHTAPAFESPYLVEKPDAFGVSRILRDGFAIAEASFPSQPRFYALQTADGIPYSKIAVLHGRDVLATTVLQSCIRYQSRTKTCQFCAIGQSLAAGRTIERKSPAQLAEVAKAAVELDGVKHMVMTTGTPATPDRGAAILAESAAAVKAAVALPIQAQCEPPDDDVWFARMKEAGVDALGMHLEAVTPEVRARIMPGKAQVPLDRYVSAFQAAVPVFGRGQVSTYILAGLGDAKEAILAICEKLVAIGVYPFVAPFVPISGTPLESHPTPDPQFMHEILRPLAAMLVAAGMQSEKVKAGCSKCGACSALSAYERGISA, encoded by the coding sequence ATGATTGCAGCCGCGATCTCGACGGAGCAGTTGATCAACGAGTTGCAGTCCTGCGGGGTGCGTCTCGTTGATCCCAAGGCGGGCGCCGACAGCCGTCGTGGGGGCGCAGGCCCTTCCGATCACAAGGCGCTGACCATCGGCGGCGTAACGGTGATGGCGCCGGTGCATACCGCGCCCGCGTTCGAGAGCCCCTATCTCGTCGAAAAGCCCGACGCCTTCGGCGTCAGCCGCATCCTGCGCGATGGGTTCGCCATCGCTGAAGCGTCATTCCCCTCGCAGCCGCGATTCTACGCGTTGCAGACCGCCGATGGCATACCCTATTCAAAGATCGCCGTACTGCACGGACGCGACGTGCTGGCGACGACGGTTCTGCAAAGCTGTATTCGCTATCAGAGCCGCACGAAAACCTGCCAGTTCTGCGCCATCGGCCAGTCGCTCGCGGCCGGCCGGACGATCGAGCGAAAGAGTCCGGCTCAACTCGCAGAAGTCGCGAAGGCGGCGGTCGAACTCGACGGCGTCAAACATATGGTGATGACGACCGGAACGCCGGCGACTCCCGATCGCGGCGCTGCGATTCTCGCCGAGAGCGCCGCGGCCGTCAAAGCCGCCGTCGCTTTGCCGATTCAGGCGCAATGCGAGCCGCCGGATGACGATGTGTGGTTCGCGCGCATGAAGGAGGCCGGCGTCGATGCGCTCGGCATGCACCTCGAAGCCGTGACGCCCGAAGTCCGCGCGAGGATCATGCCAGGCAAGGCGCAGGTCCCGCTCGATCGCTACGTCTCGGCGTTTCAGGCCGCTGTCCCGGTGTTCGGCCGTGGCCAGGTCTCAACCTACATCCTCGCCGGCCTCGGCGATGCAAAGGAGGCGATCCTTGCGATCTGCGAAAAGCTTGTCGCCATCGGCGTCTACCCTTTCGTCGCGCCTTTCGTGCCGATTTCCGGCACGCCGCTCGAGAGCCACCCGACGCCTGACCCTCAATTCATGCATGAGATTTTGCGCCCGCTCGCCGCGATGCTCGTCGCCGCCGGCATGCAATCGGAGAAGGTCAAGGCGGGCTGCTCCAAATGCGGCGCATGCTCTGCTCTTTCAGCCTATGAGCGAGGGATTTCGGCATGA
- a CDS encoding MSMEG_0567/Sll0786 family nitrogen starvation N-acetyltransferase: protein MILEPFAPFVASAFQIKFATRPWEKRGAHALRRAVFCEEQGIFEGDDLDAIDETAIPIVAISLFGVAADAVVGTVRIHERQAGLWVGSRLAVAVNYRRVGMLGGSLIKLAVSSAHARGCVRFLADVQSQNVLLFRRMHWRTVEEVVLHGRPHHRMEADLSFYPPFVDAETGFHSLARKAA, encoded by the coding sequence ATGATTCTCGAACCCTTCGCTCCCTTTGTCGCCAGCGCCTTTCAAATCAAATTCGCAACCCGGCCTTGGGAGAAGCGAGGCGCCCATGCGTTGCGTCGCGCTGTCTTTTGTGAAGAGCAGGGGATCTTTGAAGGCGACGACCTCGACGCCATCGATGAGACCGCAATCCCGATCGTTGCGATCTCCCTGTTTGGGGTCGCGGCCGACGCGGTGGTTGGAACGGTGCGGATACACGAAAGGCAAGCCGGCCTATGGGTCGGCTCTCGGCTCGCGGTCGCAGTCAATTATCGCCGTGTCGGAATGCTCGGCGGTTCGCTCATCAAGCTTGCCGTCTCATCAGCCCATGCGCGCGGATGCGTGCGCTTTCTTGCAGACGTCCAAAGCCAGAACGTCCTGCTCTTTCGCCGCATGCATTGGCGCACAGTCGAGGAAGTCGTTCTGCACGGAAGGCCGCATCATCGCATGGAGGCCGATCTCTCCTTCTATCCGCCCTTCGTCGACGCCGAAACCGGCTTTCATTCTCTGGCGAGAAAGGCTGCATGA
- a CDS encoding sll0787 family AIR synthase-like protein, whose amino-acid sequence MERFDLAALAVTLRAGAGLKAKQDIGMVATKLGVNGGSMIAVGDDCAAIPDADGFLLLAIEGFMNEFVARDPWFAGWCGVMVNVSDVIAMGGRPIAVVDAFWANGENEADPVLAGLRAASEAYGVPIVGGHTNINTDRGQLSVAILGRAKRLLTSFDARPGDRLVAAIDLRGAYREPFSNWQAALGAPHERLRGDLEILPAIAEGGLAKSAKDISQGGVVGTAAMLAECSGVGAVIDVFSVPRPSGVFLERWLTSFPSFGYLLSVTPCNLEVVLAAFAARGIAAADIGVVTEERQLRIADGTSTQTIWDFTERPLIGCAIEEALA is encoded by the coding sequence ATGGAGCGCTTCGATCTCGCCGCGCTCGCCGTGACGCTGCGCGCCGGCGCCGGTCTCAAAGCCAAACAGGACATAGGCATGGTCGCCACGAAGCTTGGCGTCAACGGCGGCTCTATGATTGCGGTCGGCGATGATTGCGCTGCGATCCCAGACGCTGATGGCTTTCTGCTGCTCGCGATCGAAGGCTTCATGAATGAATTTGTCGCGCGCGACCCGTGGTTCGCGGGTTGGTGTGGCGTCATGGTCAATGTGTCCGACGTTATCGCCATGGGCGGCCGCCCGATCGCCGTCGTCGACGCGTTTTGGGCCAATGGCGAGAACGAGGCCGATCCGGTGCTCGCCGGGCTTCGCGCGGCGTCTGAGGCTTATGGCGTGCCGATCGTCGGCGGCCACACCAATATCAACACGGATCGCGGGCAATTATCGGTCGCAATCCTTGGCCGGGCAAAACGCCTTCTGACCAGTTTCGACGCGAGGCCGGGCGATCGCCTCGTCGCTGCGATAGATCTGCGCGGAGCCTATCGCGAGCCTTTTTCCAATTGGCAGGCTGCGCTCGGCGCGCCGCACGAGCGGTTGCGCGGCGACCTCGAAATCCTCCCCGCCATCGCGGAGGGAGGGCTTGCCAAATCCGCAAAGGACATCAGCCAGGGTGGGGTCGTTGGAACGGCGGCCATGCTGGCGGAATGCTCCGGCGTCGGCGCCGTGATCGACGTCTTCTCGGTCCCGAGGCCTTCGGGCGTTTTTCTGGAGCGCTGGCTCACCAGCTTCCCGAGCTTTGGCTATCTCCTCTCTGTTACGCCTTGCAACCTTGAAGTGGTCCTCGCCGCCTTCGCCGCGCGAGGGATCGCCGCCGCCGACATTGGTGTCGTGACGGAGGAGCGGCAGCTGAGAATCGCCGACGGAACGTCGACGCAAACGATCTGGGATTTCACCGAGCGGCCATTGATCGGTTGCGCGATCGAGGAGGCGTTGGCATGA
- a CDS encoding MSMEG_0565 family glycosyltransferase has protein sequence MSRTSSLRIAILAHSTNPRGGVVHALELADALVALGHEAVVHAPDSKGKGFFRRTACGTVCVPASPVGSDTTEMVKARIGDYVRHFENKDHRQFDVFHAQDGISGNALATLKERGLIQRIARTVHHVDHFESAALMDLQARAIRAADMHFVVSRKWRDWLAERFGVDAKIIGNGVDMTRFHPRPDDRDRVLRKRLGLGRGPVVLCIGGIEARKNTIASLESFQEVRRVHPHAQLIIAGGASLLDHGAYQQSFADALASNGLPANTVVCAGPLAQDDMPALYRIADVLAFPSLKEGFGLVVIEAMASGVPVVVSKIAPFTEYLGADDVAWCDPHDTASIARAILAALCEPLRGRLIAAGLEIAPKHDWRHTARAHLAAYERLTEESYA, from the coding sequence ATGAGCCGCACCTCTTCCCTCCGCATCGCCATATTGGCGCATTCGACCAATCCGCGCGGCGGCGTCGTCCACGCGCTGGAGCTCGCAGATGCATTGGTCGCTCTCGGACATGAAGCGGTCGTCCATGCGCCAGACTCTAAGGGCAAAGGGTTCTTTAGACGGACGGCGTGCGGGACGGTCTGCGTTCCCGCTTCGCCTGTGGGCTCGGACACCACAGAGATGGTCAAGGCGCGCATCGGAGATTACGTGCGTCATTTTGAAAATAAGGACCATCGGCAATTTGATGTCTTCCATGCGCAGGACGGCATTTCCGGCAATGCGCTTGCTACTTTGAAAGAGCGCGGTCTGATCCAAAGAATCGCACGCACCGTCCATCATGTCGATCATTTCGAATCCGCCGCCCTGATGGATCTACAGGCGCGCGCGATCCGCGCCGCGGACATGCATTTCGTCGTCAGCCGCAAATGGCGCGACTGGCTCGCAGAGCGGTTCGGCGTCGATGCGAAAATTATCGGCAATGGAGTCGACATGACCCGGTTTCATCCGAGGCCTGATGATCGCGACCGCGTACTGCGCAAGCGACTCGGCCTTGGGCGCGGTCCCGTGGTCCTTTGTATTGGCGGGATCGAAGCCCGCAAGAATACGATTGCGAGTCTTGAATCTTTCCAAGAGGTTCGTCGCGTTCATCCGCATGCGCAGCTCATCATCGCGGGCGGCGCATCATTGCTCGATCACGGCGCCTATCAACAAAGCTTCGCTGACGCGCTGGCGTCGAATGGCTTGCCGGCGAATACGGTCGTCTGCGCGGGTCCGTTAGCGCAAGATGACATGCCAGCTCTCTACCGCATCGCGGATGTGCTGGCTTTTCCTTCGCTGAAGGAGGGCTTCGGCCTTGTCGTGATTGAAGCGATGGCGAGCGGCGTTCCTGTCGTTGTTTCGAAAATCGCGCCTTTCACCGAATATCTTGGCGCAGATGACGTCGCCTGGTGCGATCCGCACGACACCGCTTCGATCGCACGCGCCATCCTCGCCGCTCTTTGCGAGCCTTTGCGCGGTCGCCTCATCGCCGCGGGCCTCGAAATCGCGCCAAAACATGACTGGCGACATACGGCGCGCGCGCATCTTGCCGCCTATGAAAGACTGACTGAGGAATCCTATGCCTGA
- a CDS encoding MSMEG_0570 family nitrogen starvation response protein, with the protein MPEMYFRIRWPDGATERCYSPSLVIKDHFEVGRRYSLDDFLDRSRIALRIASDRVQAQYGAPCSRALGQLARIEKQGAQFATIRDARVVIEAFEE; encoded by the coding sequence ATGCCTGAGATGTATTTTCGCATCCGCTGGCCGGATGGCGCGACAGAACGCTGCTATTCGCCCTCGCTCGTAATCAAGGACCATTTTGAGGTCGGCAGGCGGTATTCTCTCGATGACTTTCTCGACCGGAGCCGCATCGCGCTACGCATCGCGAGCGATCGCGTGCAGGCACAATATGGCGCGCCCTGCTCGCGCGCGCTCGGTCAGCTCGCCCGCATCGAAAAGCAGGGCGCCCAGTTCGCGACGATTCGGGACGCGCGCGTCGTCATCGAAGCATTCGAAGAGTGA
- a CDS encoding MSMEG_0569 family flavin-dependent oxidoreductase, giving the protein MSSRLPSHRSVVVIGGGQAGLSVSYFLKQHGVDHVILEKSRIAHSWRTQRWDSFCLVTPNWQCQLPGRPYAGAEPNGFMKREEIVAYVEDYARRIEAPVEEGVAVKRLGRDARGGFVVETSEGGMTADAVVLAVSGYHTPSIPRSAERVDPAIRQIHSSAYKNADQLPEGDVLVVGSGQSGCQIAEDLHLAGRKVHLVVGSAPRCPRVYRGRDCVDWLADLGQYDLPVDDHPLKEGVRKKANHYLTGRDGGRDIDLRRFAKEGMSLYGRLKDIESGRLLFADDLAKNLDGADAVYNGICGLIDKHIAEKSIDAPPGRHYKAVWRPSKALTELDPVAGGVTSIVWATGFRSNWSWIDLPILDASGYPEHRRGVTKEEGLFIIGLPWLYTWGSGRFVGVGGDAEFLSHRIDEHLLAIKPRLRAAC; this is encoded by the coding sequence ATGAGTTCCAGACTGCCCTCCCATCGTTCCGTCGTCGTCATCGGCGGCGGCCAGGCCGGCCTGTCGGTCAGCTACTTTTTGAAACAGCATGGCGTTGATCATGTCATTCTCGAAAAGAGCCGCATCGCGCATTCATGGCGCACGCAACGGTGGGACAGCTTTTGCCTCGTGACCCCGAATTGGCAGTGTCAGCTTCCGGGGCGCCCTTACGCCGGCGCGGAGCCGAACGGCTTTATGAAGCGCGAAGAGATCGTCGCCTATGTCGAGGATTACGCGAGGAGGATCGAGGCGCCTGTCGAGGAAGGCGTCGCAGTGAAGCGGCTGGGGCGCGATGCGCGCGGCGGCTTTGTGGTGGAAACCAGCGAGGGAGGGATGACGGCGGATGCGGTGGTCCTCGCGGTCAGTGGTTATCATACGCCAAGCATTCCGCGCAGCGCCGAGCGCGTCGATCCAGCGATCAGGCAGATTCATTCCTCCGCCTACAAGAACGCCGACCAATTGCCGGAAGGCGACGTGTTGGTCGTCGGCTCAGGCCAGTCCGGCTGTCAGATCGCGGAAGATCTGCATCTTGCCGGGCGCAAGGTGCATCTTGTCGTCGGAAGCGCTCCGCGTTGTCCGCGCGTCTACCGCGGCCGCGATTGCGTCGATTGGCTGGCTGATCTTGGACAATATGATTTGCCGGTCGACGATCATCCTTTGAAGGAAGGCGTACGCAAGAAGGCGAACCACTATCTCACTGGGCGCGACGGCGGACGGGACATTGATCTGCGGCGGTTTGCAAAGGAAGGCATGTCGCTCTATGGCCGCCTCAAGGACATCGAGTCCGGCCGGTTGTTGTTCGCAGATGATCTTGCCAAGAACCTCGATGGCGCCGACGCTGTCTACAATGGAATTTGCGGCCTCATCGACAAGCACATCGCCGAAAAGAGCATTGATGCTCCCCCCGGCCGTCACTATAAAGCTGTGTGGCGCCCGAGCAAAGCTCTGACTGAATTGGATCCGGTGGCGGGAGGCGTTACGAGCATCGTCTGGGCGACCGGATTTCGATCGAACTGGTCATGGATAGATCTGCCGATTCTCGACGCGTCAGGCTATCCGGAACATCGGCGCGGCGTCACGAAGGAGGAGGGGCTTTTCATCATCGGGCTGCCGTGGCTCTACACATGGGGCTCTGGGCGATTTGTCGGGGTTGGAGGCGACGCTGAATTTTTGTCGCATCGCATTGATGAGCATCTGCTCGCCATTAAGCCCCGGCTGCGGGCGGCGTGTTGA
- a CDS encoding Pnap_2097 family protein produces MNCILSARSAPFDVFETAAIEAPPTLLLGMPHLSLKGLSETWLLKECGHRHWLMIAAAAGRALPDFRDADGEPVYAAFCAATIRNAKFGVMGENDELAFSSDLARISGAQFVSLHRLSCDGRVVGEVELVSVFVKRREQGKNRSIARVSLEGLPPIKKSEGFDRAAGVAAMIRSDRWSAHFGFEKAKGRCEAQLRVRPCPSQDFNGAGFLYFAAFQSFVDRAEWELLEDVSAVHYMTIDRDIIYHGNIEPGERIVLRLLSQRKEDHVLAHWFEIARESDGARLADVFTRRGPHD; encoded by the coding sequence GTGAACTGCATCCTGTCGGCGCGATCGGCGCCGTTCGACGTTTTTGAAACGGCGGCGATCGAAGCCCCGCCGACGTTGCTGCTCGGAATGCCGCATCTGAGCTTAAAGGGCCTATCGGAAACATGGCTGCTGAAAGAATGCGGGCATCGCCATTGGCTGATGATCGCCGCCGCAGCAGGGCGCGCCCTTCCCGATTTTCGTGACGCGGATGGTGAGCCTGTCTATGCCGCCTTTTGCGCCGCGACGATCCGGAACGCAAAATTCGGCGTCATGGGCGAGAATGACGAACTCGCTTTTTCGTCCGATCTCGCGCGGATTTCAGGCGCGCAATTTGTCAGCCTCCACCGGCTGAGCTGCGATGGGCGCGTGGTCGGCGAGGTTGAACTCGTCTCTGTTTTCGTCAAACGGCGGGAGCAGGGCAAGAATCGCTCGATCGCGCGGGTTTCGCTCGAAGGCCTTCCTCCTATCAAGAAGAGCGAGGGGTTCGATCGCGCCGCCGGCGTCGCGGCCATGATCAGATCTGATCGCTGGAGCGCGCATTTCGGATTTGAAAAAGCGAAAGGACGATGTGAGGCGCAGCTTCGCGTTAGGCCTTGCCCTTCGCAGGATTTCAACGGCGCCGGGTTTCTTTACTTCGCCGCCTTCCAGTCTTTCGTCGACCGCGCCGAATGGGAGCTGTTGGAGGACGTCTCGGCCGTCCATTATATGACGATTGATCGCGACATCATCTATCACGGCAATATCGAGCCGGGCGAGCGCATCGTGTTACGGCTGCTCAGCCAGCGCAAGGAGGACCATGTTCTGGCGCACTGGTTTGAGATCGCGCGGGAAAGTGACGGCGCAAGGCTCGCGGATGTATTTACGCGGCGTGGGCCTCATGACTGA
- a CDS encoding formaldehyde-activating enzyme: MSEIWLRAGEATVLAAEGQFTDAMPEVMIGHVKGPVGHAFAAMAGQVAGHPRMFVIRDLNQMVRPPTMMTTKVTVNSTAYVELLGGVVQAATGDAIVDCLKEGVLPKKHVDDLCMIIMVWLDRRCATDPNLDRRDLYRTNYEATKLAISRAMNGEPTVEQLIENRKTVSHYALEGVFEG; encoded by the coding sequence ATGAGCGAGATCTGGCTGCGCGCCGGCGAGGCGACGGTTCTGGCGGCAGAGGGGCAATTCACCGACGCGATGCCCGAGGTCATGATCGGGCACGTCAAAGGACCTGTCGGTCACGCCTTCGCCGCCATGGCGGGGCAGGTCGCGGGCCATCCGCGCATGTTCGTCATTCGCGACCTTAATCAGATGGTCCGCCCGCCGACCATGATGACGACCAAGGTGACGGTCAACTCGACGGCCTATGTGGAATTGCTTGGCGGCGTCGTGCAGGCGGCGACGGGCGACGCCATTGTCGACTGCCTCAAGGAAGGCGTTTTGCCGAAGAAGCACGTCGACGATCTCTGCATGATCATCATGGTCTGGCTCGACCGCCGCTGCGCCACCGATCCGAACCTCGACAGGCGCGACCTCTACCGCACCAATTATGAGGCGACCAAGCTCGCGATTTCCCGTGCGATGAATGGAGAGCCGACTGTCGAGCAATTGATCGAGAATCGCAAGACCGTCAGCCACTACGCCCTCGAGGGCGTTTTCGAGGGTTGA
- a CDS encoding cold-shock protein, with amino-acid sequence MTTGTVKWFNPDKGYGFIQPDDGGKDVFVHISAVEQSGLRHLQEGQKINYEVIADKRTGKSSAGNLRAA; translated from the coding sequence ATGACTACGGGAACTGTGAAGTGGTTTAATCCGGACAAAGGATACGGCTTCATACAGCCAGACGATGGCGGCAAGGACGTTTTCGTCCACATCAGCGCTGTGGAACAATCAGGGCTGCGCCACCTCCAGGAAGGCCAGAAGATCAACTATGAAGTGATCGCCGACAAGCGGACTGGCAAATCTTCGGCCGGCAATCTTCGCGCCGCCTGA